In Haloarchaeobius salinus, the sequence GGAGCGGACCGGCGTCGGGGTGTTCGCGGGTGGGCTCGCGCCGACCGAGACGTACCTGACGCTGCACCGTGCCGGCTCGCACCTCGTCGGCGGGGGGAGCCTGGCACGGTACGGCGTCGCCGCCGCGATACTGCTCCCGGCGCTGGCGGTCTGCTACCGGGACACCTCGATGCCGGACCGACGGCTCACGGCGTGGTTCGCGACGCTCGTCGCGATGCTGCTCGGCTTCCCGTCCTACCAGGTGTACGTCGGCCTCCTGCTGTTCCCGCTGTTCGCGCTGCTGTACCTGTTCCCCCCGGGCCGCGCTCGGCTGCTGTTCCTCGGTGGGGCGGCGCTGTCGACGACGGTGTACGCCGGCGGGGAGTTCGTCGCGGCGGCGGCGGCCGTGCCGGTCGCCGGGGGACTGCTCGCGGGCGTGCTCCGGCCGGTGCTGACGCTCGCCGCGCCGGCGACGTACGGCCTGCTGTGCTGCCTCGCGGCATGCGTGGCGTTCCACCTCGGGGACGGGTCCACCGGCGGTGCGCCCTGAACGCGATTGCCGAAAATGACGGAGCAGCGGCTACCGGGAGTCGGGTCGTGGAGGAGAGCGACAGCGGACTAGTGCACCAGCGGTGGGTCCGCGGGGTCGTCTCCGGTGCGCGCCTCGGTGACGGTGTCGATGCCGGCGAGCAGGCGGTGGATGGCGACTTCGTGGTCTCGTTTGTTCCGGTTGCACGCGTTCGGGGCGACGCCGAGTTCGTCGTAGGCCGCGAACGCGTCCGATGGAACCGACTCCTCCGTCTCTAGATTCCGACGCACCACGCTCAACAGCTGGTGTACGTGGAGGAGCTCTTGTTTACGCATCGCGAGACGTTGTAGCCCTCCGACCCGTGTAAAAGTGTGGCATCGTTCGGTGCCTGAATCCCTGGATTGTAAGGGGGTTACTCGTCGTTTTCGCCGCGCGCCGCTCAGATGATGTCGCCGATGCGCCGGGGTTCGCCCTTCAGGTCGGGGTTCTCCTCGACCATCTGCAGCACCTCGTGGTCGGTGACGTCGCGGTAGTCCTTCTCTATGGCCTCCTCGATGAGCGCGCGCTCGAGTCGGAACTCGGTGCCTTCGTACACCACGTCGCAGCCGTCGTCGTCGAACGAGAGGGTCGTCATACCGGGGCAGATGTGACGCGCAGTTAAAAACCCACAGAAGCGCGTCTGACGGGCGTCAGACGCGGACACGGGGTTTAAGAGGCCGTAGAGCCGATTGCGCTGTGTGTCGCTGAGTACGGACCCACTCGACGAACTCTCCATTCCCGACGGGACGACGGTGGAGGAGCACGACCTCGTGACCGACGGCGACGTGCTCATGGGCGGGCGGTCGACCGTCGAGTTCGGTATCCGGGGACGGAACGTCCTCGCGGGCGAGGGGGTCCGCATCGGCGGTGGCGTCGAAGCAGAGGCGGACTGCCGCCTCGACATGTGGTCCGACGTGGCCGGGAACGTCCTCGTCGGCCGCGACGCGTTCATCGGCGAGCGGACCCACATCGGCGGCCAGCTCATGGTCTCGGGCGACCTCGACGTCGGCGACGACGTGGACATCGAGGACGGCTTCGAGGCCAACGGCTGGATCGTCATCCGGAACCCGATGCCGACCATCGTCTTCCTGTTCGTCTACCTCAAGCAGCTGATGCTGCTCGGGGAGGAGGAGGCCGCGGAGAACCTGGTGAACGAACTGTCCGACGAGGAGGACCCCGACGAGCCGCCGCTCATCGTCCCGCGCGGTGCGACGGTGAGCGACGACGCCTGGCGGGTCTCGACGCCGGCGTCCATCGGCGACGAGTGCCGGCTCCACGGCAACATCCGCGCCGAGTCCATCGAGGTCGGCGAGGACTGCAACATCTTCGGCAGCCTGCGCGCCAAGCACGACATCTACATCGGCGAGGGCACCCGCGTCCACGGCGACGTGACCACCCGCAAGGGCGAGGTCCGTATCGCCCCCGGCGCGCTCGTCCTCGGCGACGTCTCCTGTTCGGACCTCGAACTCTCGAAGGGTGCCGAGGTCGACGGGACGATGCGCGCCCGCGGCAACATCACGATGCAGGGCATCGCGCGGCGCGACGTGGAGTAGCGCGGTCGCTGTTCTTCCGGAACTACTGCGGGCTAGGGACCCAGAAAGCGAGGCTTACCCGTCGAGCGTCGTCTCCAGCAGCACCCTTTGCTCGACGAACTCGCCGTTCCAGACGACGGTGACGGTCTGGCCGGCTTCCGCCTCGAAGTACACCTTGTTCCCGACCGAGATGGGGTAGTCGACGGCGGCGGCCTCGCCCTGGCCCAGCTGGTCCTCGTCGGCGGCCCAGTAGGCGAACGTGTCACGCTCGTCGAGGCTGCTCGTGCCCGCGAAGCTGCTGGTCGAGGTGGCGTCGGGGACGACGGGGACGCGCTCGCCGTCGACGCGGACCTCGACGGAGGCGGTCGCGCCGGAGGTTATCTCGTCGCCGTCCATGTGGACGACCTTCCGCCAGGTCGCCTCGACGGTCTCGACGGCCATGCGCAGTTCGGGGGCGGCGCGCGGGTCGGTGCGTGTCGTCGCCGTCTCGGTCGGGTCGGTCGGCTGGCCGCCGGGACTGCCCGTGCCCAGCGTCGAGACACAGCCGGCGAGGCCGAGCGTCGACAGCGTCGCCGTGGTGGCGGCGAGGAGGTCGCGTCGTTTCATACGTGTAACTCTTCATCGGAACGGGGTTTAGGACGTTTCGGGTTATCGCCGCTTCGTGTTGCGGTCTCTCGGTCCGTGTCATCGTGTGCCGTACTATCACGGGACTGATGTGAGCGGCGGTCGCCGACCGATACGAACCCGTGCCACCGACCGAAAGGCAGTTTCCCACGGCGCGAGTAGCCGACCGGTATGCTCTCTATCGCGCTGGCGGGCAAGCCCAACGCGGGCAAGTCCACGTTCTACTCGGCGGCGACGCGGGCGGAGGTCGACGTGGCGAACTACCCCTTCACGACCATCGACGCGAATCGAGGGGTCACCCACGTCCGCACCGACTGTCCCTGTCTCGACCGCGACGAGCGCTGCGGCAACGACAACTGCCACGACGGCAAGCGCTACGTCCCCGTCGAGCTCCTCGACGTGGCAGGCCTCGTCCCCGGCGCACACGAGGGGAAGGGCCTCGGCAACCAGTTCCTCGACGAGCTGACGAACGCGGACGTCATCGTCAACGTCGTCGACGCCTCCGGCGCGACCGACGAGAAGGGCGA encodes:
- a CDS encoding polymer-forming cytoskeletal protein; the protein is MSLSTDPLDELSIPDGTTVEEHDLVTDGDVLMGGRSTVEFGIRGRNVLAGEGVRIGGGVEAEADCRLDMWSDVAGNVLVGRDAFIGERTHIGGQLMVSGDLDVGDDVDIEDGFEANGWIVIRNPMPTIVFLFVYLKQLMLLGEEEAAENLVNELSDEEDPDEPPLIVPRGATVSDDAWRVSTPASIGDECRLHGNIRAESIEVGEDCNIFGSLRAKHDIYIGEGTRVHGDVTTRKGEVRIAPGALVLGDVSCSDLELSKGAEVDGTMRARGNITMQGIARRDVE
- a CDS encoding UPF0058 family protein, translated to MRKQELLHVHQLLSVVRRNLETEESVPSDAFAAYDELGVAPNACNRNKRDHEVAIHRLLAGIDTVTEARTGDDPADPPLVH
- a CDS encoding DUF5800 family protein, with the translated sequence MTTLSFDDDGCDVVYEGTEFRLERALIEEAIEKDYRDVTDHEVLQMVEENPDLKGEPRRIGDII